In Castanea sativa cultivar Marrone di Chiusa Pesio chromosome 6, ASM4071231v1, a single window of DNA contains:
- the LOC142637939 gene encoding putative serine/threonine-protein kinase-like protein CCR3 isoform X1, which translates to MTKLPSIFLTVILIFLLLSKTHALGSGSTLAVISSSATVCGIIASQPTQRIQCYQRGQVIAVDPNTNFTSISGGTNFLCGLRSGGYSLLCWDPSNNFSSKRLYFNDTVLLHNLAVGDDQVCATFNGTNSVNCWRRNKNFRLPSESDSFSSISSGFGFSCGILNGSQKVRCWGSNTVLSTLIEGDFTNMSMNSIVAGGSHVCGFNSNGFVVCKGDNSSGQLNVPSNSVGDLSKLSLGDSHSCGIKQSNQSVVCWGGRDYSSNVTEGVSFETIVSGSNFTCGLKTGDLSIMCWGPGWPNEGNLSSGVELSLPRILPGPCVDQSNCLCGEYPDSEKLCSGFGIICSDCNNGSSTQQPVPSPTPSSTSSPSKGLRRGLLAFCIVGSIGGFAGICTVIYCLWTGVCFGKKKVHNSVQPTITRAASSNIGTTSNNSPPSRSSTIRRQGSRIMRRQRSGTSSKHADKAEEFSLAELAAATNNFALENKIGAGSFGVVYRGKLIDGREVAIKRGDTSLIMKKYQEKESAFDSELAFLSRLHHKHLVRLVGFCDEKEERLLVYEFMKNGALYDHLHDKNNVEKSSSVLNSWKMRIKIALDAARGIEYLHNYAVPPIIHRDIKSSNILLDAYWTARVSDFGLSLMGPESDRDYRPMKAAGTVGYIDPEYYGLNVLTAKSDVYGLGVVLLELLTGKRAIFKNGENGGAPISVVDFTVPAIMAGELGKVLDSRVGPPELNEAEAVELMAYTALHCVNLEGRERPTMADIVANLDRALALCDHSHGSISSGTISIVSE; encoded by the coding sequence ATGACGAAACTACCCTCCATCTTCCTCACCGTCATCCTCATCTTCCTCCTCCTCTCCAAAACCCACGCCCTTGGCTCCGGCTCCACCCTCGCCGTTATCTCCTCCTCCGCCACCGTTTGCGGCATAATAGCCTCGCAACCAACCCAACGCATCCAATGCTACCAACGTGGCCAAGTCATAGCCGTCGATCCCAACACCAACTTCACCTCCATTTCCGGCGGCACCAACTTCCTCTGTGGCCTCCGCTCCGGTGGCTACAGTCTCCTCTGCTGGGACCCCTCTAACAACTTCAGCTCCAAACGCCTTTACTTCAACGACACCGTTTTATTACACAATCTCGCAGTCGGTGACGACCAAGTCTGCGCCACTTTCAATGGTACAAACTCAGTCAATTGCTGGAGACGCAATAAAAATTTCCGTTTGCCATCTGAGTCTGATTCGTTTTCGTCAATCTCATCTGGGTTTGGTTTCTCTTGTGGAATTTTAAACGGCAGTCAAAAAGTTAGGTGTTGGGGAAGCAATACTGTGTTATCGACTTTGATAGAGGGAGATTTTACGAACATGTCGATGAATAGTATTGTAGCTGGTGGTTCACACGTGTGTGGGTTTAACTCAAATGGGTTTGTTGTTTGCAAAGGAGATAACAGTTCTGGTCAGTTAAATGTTCCTTCGAATTCGGTGGGAGACTTGTCTAAGTTGTCGCTCGGAGATAGCCATAGTTGTGGGATTAAGCAATCGAATCAATCCGTGGTGTGTTGGGGTGGGAGAGACTATTCTTCGAATGTGACAGAAGGGGTTTCGTTTGAAACAATTGTGTCGGGGTCGAATTTTACTTGTGGATTAAAGACGGGCGATTTATCGATTATGTGTTGGGGACCCGGGTGGCCTAATGAAGGTAATTTGAGTTCTGGGGTTGAGTTATCTTTGCCTAGGATTCTTCCAGGTCCTTGTGTGGATCAATCTAATTGTTTGTGTGGTGAATATCCAGATTCTGAGAAATTATGCTCTGGTTTTGGGATTATTTGTTCGGATTGTAATAATGGAAGTTCAACGCAACAGCCAGTACCTTCACCAACCCCCTCATCGACTTCATCACCATCCAAGGGTTTGAGAAGGGGTTTATTGGCCTTTTGCATTGTGGGATCGATTGGAGGATTTGCGGGAATTTGCACTGTGATTTATTGCTTGTGGACTGGTGTTTGTTTTGGGAAGAAGAAAGTGCATAATTCAGTGCAACCTACAATCACTAGAGCTGCCAGTTCTAACATTGGAACAACCTCAAACAATAGCCCGCCTTCAAGGTCATCCACAATTAGGCGTCAAGGGTCAAGGATTATGAGGCGGCAGAGGAGTGGTACCTCGTCAAAGCACGCGGATAAGGCAGAGGAATTCTCACTAGCTGAGCTAGCAGCAGCCACCAACAATTTCGCTTTGGAGAACAAGATTGGTGCTGGAAGCTTCGGTGTTGTGTATAGAGGCAAATTGATAGATGGCCGTGAGGTTGCGATCAAAAGGGGTGATACTAGTTTAATTATGAAGAAATATCAAGAGAAAGAAAGCGCATTTGATTCAGAATTGGCATTCTTGTCACGGCTTCACCACAAGCATTTAGTTAGgcttgttgggttttgtgatgAAAAGGAAGAGAGGCTGTTGGTTTATGAGTTCATGAAGAATGGTGCACTTTATGATCATTTACATGACAAGAACAATGTGGAGAAGAGTAGCAGTGTTTtgaattcttggaaaatgaggATCAAAATCGCATTGGATGCAGCTAGAGGGATCGAATATCTTCACAATTATGCAGTCCCACCTATAATTCATAGAGACATCAAGTCCTCTAACATATTGTTAGATGCTTACTGGACAGCCAGAGTATCTGATTTTGGATTGTCTTTAATGGGTCCAGAATCTGATCGCGATTATAGGCCAATGAAAGCAGCTGGAACAGTTGGGTACATTGATCCTGAGTATTATGGTCTTAATGTACTAACAGCAAAGAGTGATGTTTATGGTCTAGGAGTAGTATTATTGGAACTTTTGACAGGGAAGAGAGCTATATTCAAGAATGGTGAAAATGGAGGGGCACCCATAAGTGTGGTGGACTTCACAGTGCCAGCAATTATGGCTGGAGAATTGGGAAAGGTCTTGGACTCGAGGGTTGGGCCTCCAGAACTGAATGAAGCAGAGGCAGTAGAACTGATGGCCTATACAGCACTGCATTGTGTGAATTTGGAAGGGAGGGAAAGGCCAACCATGGCTGACATTGTTGCTAATTTGGACCGTGCATTGGCTCTCTGTGATCATAGTCATGGCAGCATCTCTAGTGGTACAATCTCCATTGTTTCAGAATGA
- the LOC142637939 gene encoding putative serine/threonine-protein kinase-like protein CCR3 isoform X2 — MTKLPSIFLTVILIFLLLSKTHALGSGSTLAVISSSATVCGIIASQPTQRIQCYQRGQVIAVDPNTNFTSISGGTNFLCGLRSGGYSLLCWDPSNNFSSKRLYFNDTVLLHNLAVGDDQVCATFNGTNSVNCWRRNKNFRLPSESDSFSSISSGFGFSCGILNGSQKVRCWGSNTVLSTLIEGDFTNMSMNSIVAGGSHVCGFNSNGFVVCKGDNSSGQLNVPSNSVGDLSKLSLGDSHSCGIKQSNQSVVCWGGRDYSSNVTEGVSFETIVSGSNFTCGLKTGDLSIMCWGPGWPNEDSEKLCSGFGIICSDCNNGSSTQQPVPSPTPSSTSSPSKGLRRGLLAFCIVGSIGGFAGICTVIYCLWTGVCFGKKKVHNSVQPTITRAASSNIGTTSNNSPPSRSSTIRRQGSRIMRRQRSGTSSKHADKAEEFSLAELAAATNNFALENKIGAGSFGVVYRGKLIDGREVAIKRGDTSLIMKKYQEKESAFDSELAFLSRLHHKHLVRLVGFCDEKEERLLVYEFMKNGALYDHLHDKNNVEKSSSVLNSWKMRIKIALDAARGIEYLHNYAVPPIIHRDIKSSNILLDAYWTARVSDFGLSLMGPESDRDYRPMKAAGTVGYIDPEYYGLNVLTAKSDVYGLGVVLLELLTGKRAIFKNGENGGAPISVVDFTVPAIMAGELGKVLDSRVGPPELNEAEAVELMAYTALHCVNLEGRERPTMADIVANLDRALALCDHSHGSISSGTISIVSE, encoded by the exons ATGACGAAACTACCCTCCATCTTCCTCACCGTCATCCTCATCTTCCTCCTCCTCTCCAAAACCCACGCCCTTGGCTCCGGCTCCACCCTCGCCGTTATCTCCTCCTCCGCCACCGTTTGCGGCATAATAGCCTCGCAACCAACCCAACGCATCCAATGCTACCAACGTGGCCAAGTCATAGCCGTCGATCCCAACACCAACTTCACCTCCATTTCCGGCGGCACCAACTTCCTCTGTGGCCTCCGCTCCGGTGGCTACAGTCTCCTCTGCTGGGACCCCTCTAACAACTTCAGCTCCAAACGCCTTTACTTCAACGACACCGTTTTATTACACAATCTCGCAGTCGGTGACGACCAAGTCTGCGCCACTTTCAATGGTACAAACTCAGTCAATTGCTGGAGACGCAATAAAAATTTCCGTTTGCCATCTGAGTCTGATTCGTTTTCGTCAATCTCATCTGGGTTTGGTTTCTCTTGTGGAATTTTAAACGGCAGTCAAAAAGTTAGGTGTTGGGGAAGCAATACTGTGTTATCGACTTTGATAGAGGGAGATTTTACGAACATGTCGATGAATAGTATTGTAGCTGGTGGTTCACACGTGTGTGGGTTTAACTCAAATGGGTTTGTTGTTTGCAAAGGAGATAACAGTTCTGGTCAGTTAAATGTTCCTTCGAATTCGGTGGGAGACTTGTCTAAGTTGTCGCTCGGAGATAGCCATAGTTGTGGGATTAAGCAATCGAATCAATCCGTGGTGTGTTGGGGTGGGAGAGACTATTCTTCGAATGTGACAGAAGGGGTTTCGTTTGAAACAATTGTGTCGGGGTCGAATTTTACTTGTGGATTAAAGACGGGCGATTTATCGATTATGTGTTGGGGACCCGGGTGGCCTAATGAAG ATTCTGAGAAATTATGCTCTGGTTTTGGGATTATTTGTTCGGATTGTAATAATGGAAGTTCAACGCAACAGCCAGTACCTTCACCAACCCCCTCATCGACTTCATCACCATCCAAGGGTTTGAGAAGGGGTTTATTGGCCTTTTGCATTGTGGGATCGATTGGAGGATTTGCGGGAATTTGCACTGTGATTTATTGCTTGTGGACTGGTGTTTGTTTTGGGAAGAAGAAAGTGCATAATTCAGTGCAACCTACAATCACTAGAGCTGCCAGTTCTAACATTGGAACAACCTCAAACAATAGCCCGCCTTCAAGGTCATCCACAATTAGGCGTCAAGGGTCAAGGATTATGAGGCGGCAGAGGAGTGGTACCTCGTCAAAGCACGCGGATAAGGCAGAGGAATTCTCACTAGCTGAGCTAGCAGCAGCCACCAACAATTTCGCTTTGGAGAACAAGATTGGTGCTGGAAGCTTCGGTGTTGTGTATAGAGGCAAATTGATAGATGGCCGTGAGGTTGCGATCAAAAGGGGTGATACTAGTTTAATTATGAAGAAATATCAAGAGAAAGAAAGCGCATTTGATTCAGAATTGGCATTCTTGTCACGGCTTCACCACAAGCATTTAGTTAGgcttgttgggttttgtgatgAAAAGGAAGAGAGGCTGTTGGTTTATGAGTTCATGAAGAATGGTGCACTTTATGATCATTTACATGACAAGAACAATGTGGAGAAGAGTAGCAGTGTTTtgaattcttggaaaatgaggATCAAAATCGCATTGGATGCAGCTAGAGGGATCGAATATCTTCACAATTATGCAGTCCCACCTATAATTCATAGAGACATCAAGTCCTCTAACATATTGTTAGATGCTTACTGGACAGCCAGAGTATCTGATTTTGGATTGTCTTTAATGGGTCCAGAATCTGATCGCGATTATAGGCCAATGAAAGCAGCTGGAACAGTTGGGTACATTGATCCTGAGTATTATGGTCTTAATGTACTAACAGCAAAGAGTGATGTTTATGGTCTAGGAGTAGTATTATTGGAACTTTTGACAGGGAAGAGAGCTATATTCAAGAATGGTGAAAATGGAGGGGCACCCATAAGTGTGGTGGACTTCACAGTGCCAGCAATTATGGCTGGAGAATTGGGAAAGGTCTTGGACTCGAGGGTTGGGCCTCCAGAACTGAATGAAGCAGAGGCAGTAGAACTGATGGCCTATACAGCACTGCATTGTGTGAATTTGGAAGGGAGGGAAAGGCCAACCATGGCTGACATTGTTGCTAATTTGGACCGTGCATTGGCTCTCTGTGATCATAGTCATGGCAGCATCTCTAGTGGTACAATCTCCATTGTTTCAGAATGA
- the LOC142640947 gene encoding uncharacterized protein LOC142640947, with amino-acid sequence MPMAELTQPEVYSPRSLQLWRTLLNWLAFFFQIFAQILRALGHQPLLSSSSSSSSSSSSTTHAFTPLPVAELPEQDSPAAVEIPTAATVSDSDQLSEKLTVVLDLDETLVCAYETSSLPAVVRNQATEGGLKWFELECVSSDKECEGKPKVNYVTVFERPGLHEFLKELSEFADLILFTAGLEGYARPLVDRIDTENRFSLRLYRPSTTSTEYREHVKDLSCISRNPCRIVIVDNNPFSFLLQPLNGIPCIPFSAGQPHDTQLLDVILPLLKHLSQQKDVRSALYERFHMPEWFQKQGIPSSG; translated from the exons ATGCCTATGGCCGAGTTGACTCAGCCCGAGGTGTACTCCCCTCGTTCCCTTCAACTATGGCGTACACTTCTCAACTGGTTAGCTTTCTTCTTTCAGATCTTCGCTCAGATCCTCAGAGCTCTTGGCCATCAACCTTTActctcctcctcttcttcttcttcttcttcttcttcttcaactacTCATGCTTTCACGCCCTTGCCGGTCGCTGAGCTCCCGGAGCAAGACTCTCCGGCCGCCGTCGAAATCCCCACCGCCGCCACCGTCTCCGATTCCGACCAACTCTCCGAGAAGCTCACG GTAGTTCTTGACTTGGATGAAACTCTAGTATGTGCATACGAGACATCCAGTTTGCCAGCTGTTGTTCGTAATCAAGCAACAGAAGGTGGGTTGAAGTGGTTCGAACTGGAGTGTGTATCTTCAGACAAG GAATGTGAAGGAAAACCTAAGGTCAACTACGTTACAGTTTTTGAGCGCCCGGGATTGCATGAATTCTTAAAAGAACTGAGTGAATTTGCGGATCTTATACTGTTTACAGCTGGACTTGAAG GTTATGCCAGACCACTCGTTGACAGAATAGATACAGAAAATCGATTTAGTCTTAGACTATACCGGCCTTCAACAACTAGCAC GGAGTATCGGGAGCATGTGAAGGATCTCTCCTGCATATCAAGGAATCCATGCCGAATTGTTATTGTCGATAACAATCCATTTAGTTTTTTGTTGCAACCATTGAATGGAATTCCATGCATTCCATTTTCTGCTGGGCAACCACATGATACACAG CTTCTGGATGTAATTCTTCCACTCCTCAAGCACCTCTCTCAGCAGAAAGATGTGAGATCTGCACTCTATGAAAGGTTCCATATGCCTGAATGGTTTCAAAAGCAAGGAATTCCTTCTTCCGGCTGA